One stretch of Nocardioides perillae DNA includes these proteins:
- a CDS encoding response regulator transcription factor, which translates to MSAETRPRVLVVDDDKAVRESLRRSLEFNGYTVSLASDGAEALAGIGSGPGTPDLVVMDVMMPRLDGLEATRALRQAGHDVPILVLTARDAVGDRVEGLDAGADDYLTKPFALQELLARIRALLRRAVPHDDADEVLTFADLSMDVASREVRRGERAIELTRTEFTLLEMFLRRPRRVLERAFILEEVWGYDFPTTANSLEVYVGYLRRKTEAEGEARLIHTVRGVGYVLKEA; encoded by the coding sequence GTGAGTGCCGAGACCCGACCCCGCGTCCTGGTCGTCGACGACGACAAGGCGGTGCGCGAGTCGCTGCGCCGCTCGCTGGAGTTCAACGGCTACACGGTGTCCCTGGCCAGCGACGGCGCGGAGGCGCTCGCGGGCATCGGGTCGGGGCCGGGCACCCCCGACCTCGTGGTGATGGACGTGATGATGCCGCGCCTCGACGGGCTCGAGGCCACCCGGGCGCTGCGCCAGGCCGGCCACGACGTGCCGATCCTCGTGCTGACCGCCCGCGACGCGGTGGGCGACCGGGTCGAGGGTCTCGACGCCGGCGCCGACGACTACCTCACCAAGCCCTTCGCTCTGCAGGAGCTGCTGGCGCGCATCCGGGCGCTGCTGCGCCGTGCGGTCCCCCACGACGACGCCGACGAGGTGCTGACCTTCGCCGACCTGTCGATGGACGTCGCCTCGCGCGAGGTGCGCCGCGGCGAGCGCGCGATCGAGCTGACCCGCACCGAGTTCACGTTGCTCGAGATGTTCCTGCGCCGACCGCGCCGGGTGCTCGAGCGGGCGTTCATCCTCGAGGAGGTCTGGGGCTACGACTTCCCCACCACGGCCAACTCCCTCGAGGTCTACGTCGGCTACCTCCGCCGCAAGACCGAGGCCGAGGGCGAGGCGCGGCTGATCCACACCGTGCGCGGCGTCGGCTACGTCCTGAAGGAGGCCTGA
- a CDS encoding ATP-binding protein, whose protein sequence is MRAAAAPPWWDPRGWRHGRSLASRVTLLTTFAVGLAVTVVALAVYVTVRVQMQSTLDESLLSRAEQAADSLALSRLSVPSWALGAADVRILFLTSDGSARSADELPALRLGRPELEVAAGLSASSVRTVDSGNERYRVVAVPSVPGEALVIAQSLAPQELVLAKLGVVMLLVGAAGVLAAGLAGWAVARNGLRPVRRLTTAAEEIARTERLVPLRVEGEDEIARLATAFNEMLVALAASRDRQRQLVADAGHELRTPLTSLRTNIDLLMQADRADRDGSALHLPPEARDELLEDVRAQAEELTTLVGDLVELAREEAPRQHIAPVDLAEVVDRAVARVRRRATDKAFDVETASWWVVGDAASLERAVTNLLDNAAKWGSEGGVVDVRLRDGLLVVDDDGPGIAEADRPHVFERFWRSPEARALPGSGLGLAIVGQIVARHAGTVEVSASPSGGARLAVQLPGTAVAPAEADEPGGPAPTAPAADPRADGGREPEGAEAPRGQDVDGAAQPAVRRRLASARRQGADRS, encoded by the coding sequence GTGCGCGCCGCGGCCGCTCCCCCCTGGTGGGACCCCCGCGGCTGGCGCCACGGCCGCTCGCTCGCGAGCCGCGTCACCCTGCTCACCACCTTCGCGGTCGGCCTCGCGGTCACCGTGGTCGCGCTCGCGGTCTACGTCACCGTGCGGGTGCAGATGCAGTCCACGCTCGACGAGTCGCTGCTCTCCCGCGCCGAGCAGGCCGCCGACAGCCTCGCGCTGTCGCGGCTCTCGGTGCCGTCCTGGGCGCTGGGCGCCGCCGACGTGCGCATCCTCTTCCTCACCTCCGACGGGTCGGCCCGCTCGGCCGACGAGCTGCCGGCCCTGCGCCTCGGCCGCCCGGAGCTCGAGGTGGCGGCCGGGCTCTCGGCCAGCTCGGTGCGCACCGTCGACTCCGGCAACGAGCGCTACCGCGTCGTGGCGGTGCCCTCGGTGCCCGGCGAGGCCCTGGTGATCGCGCAGTCGCTCGCGCCGCAGGAGCTCGTGCTCGCCAAGCTCGGCGTCGTGATGCTGCTGGTCGGCGCGGCGGGCGTGCTCGCCGCCGGCCTCGCCGGCTGGGCCGTGGCCCGCAACGGGCTGAGACCGGTGCGACGGCTCACCACCGCCGCCGAGGAGATCGCGCGCACCGAGCGGCTGGTGCCGCTGCGCGTCGAGGGCGAGGACGAGATCGCCCGGCTGGCCACCGCCTTCAACGAGATGCTCGTCGCCCTCGCCGCGTCGCGCGACCGGCAGCGTCAGCTCGTCGCCGACGCGGGCCACGAGCTGCGCACCCCGCTGACCAGCCTGCGCACCAACATCGACCTGCTGATGCAGGCCGACCGCGCCGACCGCGACGGCTCGGCGCTGCACCTGCCCCCGGAGGCCCGCGACGAGCTGCTCGAGGACGTGCGCGCGCAGGCCGAGGAGCTCACGACCCTGGTCGGCGACCTGGTCGAGCTCGCCCGCGAGGAGGCACCGCGGCAGCACATCGCACCCGTCGACCTCGCCGAGGTGGTCGACCGCGCCGTGGCCCGGGTGCGACGCCGCGCGACCGACAAGGCCTTCGACGTCGAGACCGCCTCGTGGTGGGTCGTCGGCGACGCCGCGTCGCTCGAGCGAGCCGTCACCAACCTCCTCGACAACGCCGCGAAGTGGGGCTCCGAGGGCGGTGTGGTCGACGTGCGCCTGCGCGACGGGCTGCTCGTCGTCGACGACGACGGCCCCGGCATCGCCGAGGCCGACCGGCCCCACGTCTTCGAGCGCTTCTGGCGCTCCCCCGAGGCCCGCGCGCTCCCCGGCTCCGGGCTCGGCCTCGCCATCGTCGGGCAGATCGTCGCCCGCCACGCCGGCACCGTCGAGGTCTCCGCCTCCCCGTCGGGCGGGGCTCGGCTGGCCGTCCAGCTGCCCGGCACCGCCGTCGCCCCCGCCGAGGCCGACGAGCCGGGCGGCCCGGCCCCGACGGCACCTGCCGCCGACCCGCGGGCCGACGGCGGCCGCGAGCCCGAGGGCGCGGAGGCCCCTCGGGGCCAGGACGTCGACGGGGCCGCGCAGCCCGCCGTACGCCGTCGGCTGGCCTCGGCGCGCCGGCAGGGCGCCGACCGCTCCTAG
- a CDS encoding anthranilate synthase component I family protein, with the protein MSLRPDDLEAFVGSVASEHPRCVWLDGGGARAWSGRRSVVAWCDPDDVSLTYDAARREVVRHGGGRAEVVGDDPFAVLEAELAAGPADAAWFGYLGYACRPDLPAAVVPAGAPGRVPDAVWMRPSHVRMVEHPAAADPPPVGGVPRPSPASPAQLRGSGPRHAEDPGRSRRVSTQLRGTRTPGLTAAPTTGTPAGTPPPDYAERFARVQEELRAGNTYEVNLTHRLRARSALTPVEAYLRLRAANPAPYAGLLQHDVGDPGAGQRVWLLSSSPERYALVTPDGAGGRLLETKPIKGTTPRGAGRAEDEAARAHLLADPKIRAENLMVVDLLRHDLAGVCEPGSVTVPALMACESYATVHQLVSTVRGRLRDDVSTVAALRALFPAGSMTGAPKLRTMQVVEAVEADARGVYAGAFGWLSADGRADLGVVIRSLVTAGDGAWEVGTGGGVTVRSTVEDEWAETRWKAERLLGVLG; encoded by the coding sequence GTGAGCCTGCGGCCCGACGACCTCGAGGCGTTCGTCGGCTCGGTGGCGTCCGAGCACCCCCGCTGCGTCTGGCTCGACGGCGGTGGTGCGCGCGCGTGGTCCGGGCGGCGCTCGGTCGTTGCGTGGTGCGACCCCGACGACGTCTCGCTGACCTACGACGCGGCGCGTCGCGAGGTCGTGCGCCACGGGGGCGGTCGTGCGGAGGTGGTCGGCGACGACCCGTTCGCCGTGCTGGAGGCCGAGCTCGCCGCCGGCCCGGCCGACGCCGCGTGGTTCGGCTACCTCGGCTACGCCTGCCGCCCCGACCTCCCGGCCGCCGTCGTCCCCGCCGGCGCGCCCGGCCGTGTGCCCGACGCGGTGTGGATGCGGCCCTCCCACGTGCGCATGGTCGAGCACCCGGCGGCCGCGGACCCGCCTCCGGTGGGTGGGGTGCCGCGCCCGTCACCGGCGAGTCCGGCACAATTGCGCGGATCCGGCCCGCGACACGCCGAGGATCCGGGCCGCTCCCGGCGTGTCTCAACACAATTGCGCGGAACTCGCACCCCCGGCCTCACCGCCGCACCAACCACCGGCACCCCCGCCGGCACCCCGCCTCCGGACTACGCGGAGCGGTTCGCGCGGGTGCAGGAGGAGCTGCGGGCGGGCAACACCTACGAGGTCAACCTGACCCACCGGCTGCGGGCCCGGTCGGCGCTCACCCCGGTCGAGGCCTACCTGCGGCTGCGCGCGGCCAACCCCGCGCCGTACGCCGGTCTGCTGCAGCACGACGTCGGCGACCCCGGGGCGGGGCAGCGGGTCTGGCTGCTGAGCAGCTCGCCGGAGCGCTACGCCCTGGTGACCCCCGACGGGGCGGGCGGGCGGCTGCTCGAGACCAAGCCGATCAAGGGCACCACTCCGCGCGGTGCGGGCCGGGCCGAGGACGAGGCGGCGCGTGCCCACCTGCTGGCCGACCCCAAGATCCGCGCCGAGAACCTCATGGTCGTCGACCTCCTGCGCCACGACCTCGCCGGCGTCTGCGAGCCGGGCAGCGTGACGGTGCCGGCGCTGATGGCCTGCGAGTCCTACGCGACCGTCCACCAGCTGGTCTCGACGGTCCGCGGCCGGCTGCGCGACGACGTCTCGACCGTCGCGGCGCTGCGAGCGCTCTTCCCCGCCGGCTCCATGACCGGCGCGCCCAAGCTGCGCACGATGCAGGTGGTCGAGGCGGTCGAGGCCGACGCCCGCGGGGTGTACGCCGGGGCCTTCGGCTGGCTCTCCGCCGACGGTCGCGCCGACCTCGGCGTCGTCATCCGCTCCCTGGTCACGGCCGGCGACGGCGCGTGGGAGGTGGGCACGGGTGGCGGGGTCACGGTGCGCTCGACCGTCGAGGACGAGTGGGCCGAGACGCGCTGGAAGGCCGAGCGGCTGCTCGGGGTGCTCGGCTGA
- a CDS encoding glutamine amidotransferase-related protein produces MSGDVVVVDHHDSYTQNLVHLVASVTGVLPHVVQHDEVDAAAVLRHERVLLSPGPGRPDDPADFAVGAAVLRAATVPVLGVCLGMQGLVTAYGGRVARVEPAHGEVARVEHDGRGAFTGLPQGFAAVRYHSLAAVEVPDCLEVTARAEDGTVMGVRHRTLPLEGVQFHPESVLSEHGASIVAHGLRLVDAEAAP; encoded by the coding sequence GTGAGCGGCGACGTCGTGGTCGTGGACCACCACGACTCCTACACCCAGAACCTCGTGCACCTCGTCGCGTCGGTGACGGGGGTGCTGCCCCACGTGGTGCAGCACGACGAGGTCGACGCCGCGGCCGTGCTCCGGCACGAGCGGGTGCTGCTCTCGCCGGGGCCCGGACGGCCCGACGACCCTGCCGACTTCGCCGTCGGCGCCGCGGTGCTGCGCGCCGCCACGGTGCCCGTGCTGGGCGTGTGCCTCGGGATGCAGGGCCTCGTCACGGCGTACGGCGGTCGGGTCGCGCGCGTCGAGCCCGCCCACGGCGAGGTCGCCCGCGTCGAGCACGACGGCCGCGGCGCCTTCACCGGGCTGCCGCAGGGCTTCGCGGCGGTGCGCTACCACTCGCTGGCCGCCGTCGAGGTGCCCGACTGCCTCGAGGTGACCGCGCGCGCCGAGGACGGCACCGTCATGGGCGTGCGCCACCGCACGCTGCCGCTCGAGGGGGTGCAGTTCCACCCCGAGTCGGTGCTCAGCGAGCACGGCGCGTCGATCGTCGCGCACGGGTTGCGGCTGGTGGACGCGGAGGCGGCGCCGTGA
- a CDS encoding anthranilate synthase family protein, with amino-acid sequence MTETPARPAGSEAAERGRDARAALEALVGHEAWAVIRRSTRAGDKDTVGLVGGRRSVVESLLDVPLEEGPPADGHLADRLLAVPFRQVRERGFEAHDDGAPLVVVDVETELEFSVAEVVAAIEEVPVDFADTGGFDTDDAAYADLVRTVIDDEIGQGEGANLVVARHYRAQLDGWGHAAALTVLKRLLERERGAYWTYVFFTGDRYLVGASPERHVSIHGGDVRMNPISGTFRIPEGGDTKQRLLDFLHDEKEVYELFMVVDEELKMMCDICTEGGQVLGPFLKPMSRLVHTEYLLAGRTTRDPREVLRDTMFAATVTGSPVENACRLIAKHETEGRGYYGAALAVLGRDAQGGPVVDSPIVIRTADVDLEGRLKVTAGATLVRDSDPAYEVAETHAKAGGILSAFGLVPPAPVPSVDLAELVADEDVLLALHARNRRLSSFWLTDQGDAVPDPALVGKRAVVLDGEDDFVNMLRHVLGVVGLRTEVLRHEDYAPGALDDADLVVVGPGPGDPRDDDDPKMATLRAAVARLLEREQPFLAVCLGHQALCRTLGLPLAYKDIVFQGTQSPVSIGGRTERVGFYNTFVARVGDGDALPAGVSVETDPATGDVHLVAGPHYRGIQFHAESILTERGHDLIHELVRALLV; translated from the coding sequence ATGACCGAGACCCCCGCCCGCCCCGCCGGGAGCGAGGCCGCCGAGCGCGGCCGCGACGCCCGGGCCGCCCTCGAGGCGCTGGTGGGGCACGAGGCGTGGGCGGTCATCCGCCGCTCGACCCGCGCGGGCGACAAGGACACCGTCGGGCTCGTGGGCGGCCGCCGCAGCGTGGTCGAGTCGCTGCTCGACGTGCCGCTCGAGGAGGGCCCGCCGGCCGACGGCCACCTCGCCGACCGGCTGCTGGCGGTGCCCTTCCGCCAGGTGCGCGAGCGCGGCTTCGAGGCCCACGACGACGGCGCGCCGCTGGTCGTGGTCGACGTCGAGACCGAGCTGGAGTTCAGCGTGGCGGAGGTCGTCGCGGCGATCGAGGAGGTGCCGGTCGACTTCGCCGACACCGGCGGCTTCGACACCGACGACGCGGCGTACGCCGACCTCGTGCGCACCGTCATCGACGACGAGATCGGGCAGGGGGAGGGCGCCAACCTCGTGGTCGCCCGCCACTACCGCGCCCAGCTCGACGGCTGGGGCCACGCGGCGGCGCTGACCGTGCTGAAGCGGCTGCTCGAGCGTGAGCGCGGTGCCTACTGGACCTACGTGTTCTTCACCGGCGACCGCTACCTCGTCGGCGCGAGCCCCGAGCGGCACGTGTCGATCCACGGCGGCGACGTGCGGATGAACCCCATCTCCGGCACCTTCCGCATCCCGGAGGGCGGCGACACCAAGCAGCGGCTGCTCGACTTCCTGCACGACGAGAAGGAGGTCTACGAGCTCTTCATGGTGGTCGACGAGGAGCTCAAGATGATGTGCGACATCTGCACCGAGGGCGGGCAGGTGCTCGGGCCGTTCCTGAAGCCGATGAGCCGCCTCGTGCACACCGAGTACCTCCTCGCGGGCCGCACCACCCGTGACCCCCGCGAGGTGCTGCGCGACACGATGTTCGCCGCGACCGTCACCGGCTCGCCCGTGGAGAACGCCTGCCGGCTGATCGCGAAGCACGAGACCGAGGGACGCGGCTACTACGGCGCAGCCCTGGCCGTGCTCGGGCGCGACGCGCAGGGCGGCCCGGTGGTCGACAGCCCCATCGTGATCCGCACCGCTGATGTCGACCTGGAGGGCCGGCTCAAGGTCACGGCGGGCGCGACGCTCGTGCGCGACAGCGACCCGGCCTACGAGGTGGCCGAGACCCACGCGAAGGCGGGCGGCATCCTGTCGGCCTTCGGTCTCGTGCCGCCCGCGCCGGTGCCGTCGGTCGACCTCGCCGAGCTCGTCGCCGACGAGGACGTGCTGCTCGCGCTCCACGCGCGCAACCGGCGCCTGTCGTCCTTCTGGCTCACCGACCAGGGCGACGCCGTGCCCGACCCGGCGCTCGTCGGCAAGCGCGCGGTGGTGCTCGACGGCGAGGACGACTTCGTCAACATGCTGCGCCACGTGCTCGGCGTGGTCGGGCTGCGCACCGAGGTCCTGCGCCACGAGGACTACGCCCCGGGCGCGCTGGACGACGCCGACCTCGTCGTGGTCGGTCCCGGCCCGGGCGACCCGCGCGACGACGACGACCCCAAGATGGCGACGCTGCGCGCCGCGGTCGCGCGGCTGCTGGAGCGCGAGCAGCCCTTCCTCGCGGTGTGCCTCGGGCACCAGGCGCTGTGCCGCACGCTGGGGCTGCCGCTGGCCTACAAGGACATCGTCTTCCAGGGCACGCAGTCGCCCGTGTCGATCGGCGGGCGCACCGAGCGGGTCGGCTTCTACAACACCTTCGTCGCCCGGGTCGGCGACGGCGACGCGCTGCCCGCGGGTGTGAGCGTCGAGACCGACCCGGCGACCGGCGACGTGCACCTGGTGGCGGGCCCGCACTACCGCGGCATCCAGTTCCACGCCGAGTCGATCCTCACCGAGCGCGGCCACGACCTGATCCACGAGCTGGTCCGGGCGCTGCTGGTGTGA